One segment of Trichlorobacter ammonificans DNA contains the following:
- a CDS encoding sigma-54-dependent transcriptional regulator, protein MKGSILIVDDEKGQREILTMILRAEGYDTADASGVQAALKLLDKRAFDLILTDLKMQGMSGLDLLEQVMADDPGQCVIMMTAHGSVDSAVGAMKRGAFDYLEKPLERENLLLTIKRAFERISLVRENKVLQKKVAEIERIPSIIGDHPKMKEVYRIITKIAATSSTVLIYGESGTGKELVARAVHDRSPRTAQPFMAINCAAIPETLIESELFGHERGSFTGANAREIGILEAANGGTVFLDEIGEMNTAMQAKLLRAIQEKEIRRVGGKVNLALDVRIISATNRDLEQEIRKGTFREDLFYRLNVIRINLPPLRERGSDIATLADYFIAKYREATGIAVEGIAKPALRLLMNYTWPGNVRQLESVIERSVLMAEGNIIQPDDLPAEITAATHCGMVPFELPPEGIKFEEMEKALIMKAMERADWVIGKAAPILGLSYKTLQYRLDKYGIEKPERRGR, encoded by the coding sequence ATGAAGGGAAGCATCCTGATCGTGGACGACGAAAAGGGACAGCGGGAGATCCTGACCATGATCCTGCGGGCCGAGGGGTACGATACCGCCGACGCCTCCGGCGTGCAGGCGGCCCTGAAGCTGCTGGACAAACGGGCCTTCGATCTGATTCTGACCGACCTGAAGATGCAGGGGATGAGCGGCCTCGATCTGCTGGAGCAGGTCATGGCTGACGATCCCGGCCAGTGCGTGATCATGATGACCGCCCACGGTTCGGTGGACAGTGCGGTGGGGGCCATGAAACGGGGAGCCTTCGACTACCTGGAAAAGCCGCTGGAGCGGGAAAACCTGCTGCTCACGATCAAGCGTGCTTTCGAACGCATATCCTTGGTGCGCGAAAACAAGGTACTGCAGAAGAAGGTGGCGGAAATCGAGCGGATTCCCTCCATCATCGGCGACCACCCCAAAATGAAAGAGGTCTACCGGATCATCACCAAGATCGCCGCCACCAGTTCCACGGTGCTGATCTACGGCGAGTCGGGCACCGGCAAGGAGCTGGTTGCCCGGGCGGTCCACGACCGCTCGCCGCGAACGGCACAGCCGTTCATGGCGATCAACTGCGCCGCCATCCCCGAAACCCTGATCGAAAGCGAGCTGTTCGGCCACGAGCGGGGCAGTTTCACCGGCGCCAATGCCCGCGAAATCGGCATCCTGGAGGCAGCCAACGGCGGCACGGTCTTCCTGGACGAGATCGGCGAAATGAACACCGCCATGCAGGCCAAGCTGCTGCGGGCCATTCAGGAGAAGGAAATCCGCCGGGTGGGGGGGAAAGTCAACCTGGCGCTGGATGTACGGATCATCTCCGCCACCAACCGCGACCTGGAGCAGGAGATCCGCAAGGGGACCTTCCGGGAGGACCTGTTTTACCGCCTGAACGTGATCAGGATCAACCTGCCGCCCCTGCGGGAGCGGGGCAGCGATATCGCCACCCTGGCCGACTACTTCATCGCCAAGTACCGGGAGGCCACCGGTATTGCGGTGGAAGGAATCGCCAAGCCGGCCCTGCGGCTTTTGATGAACTACACCTGGCCCGGCAACGTCCGCCAGCTGGAATCGGTCATCGAGCGTTCCGTACTGATGGCGGAGGGGAACATCATCCAGCCCGACGACCTGCCGGCGGAGATCACCGCCGCCACTCACTGCGGCATGGTGCCGTTTGAGCTGCCGCCGGAGGGGATCAAGTTCGAGGAGATGGAAAAGGCGCTGATCATGAAGGCGATGGAGCGGGCCGACTGGGTCATCGGCAAGGCGGCGCCGATCCTGGGACTGTCCTACAAGACCCTGCAGTACCGTCTGGACAAGTACGGCATCGAAAAGCCGGAACGCCGGGGACGCTGA
- the mobB gene encoding molybdopterin-guanine dinucleotide biosynthesis protein B, with product MNRSALSASLPPAVSFVARSGTGKTTLLEKVVAELKARGWRLGAIKHDAHRFEIDHPGKDSHRLTAAGADVMLISSPDKLAMVRQHRESPAVEELIATYFADVDLVLTEGFKGSSLPKIEVHRAGHGSTLLCRDERHDPTLVAVASDEPLELDVPVLDLNDPAAVAGFVEQHFLVSRT from the coding sequence ATGAACCGTTCCGCCCTCTCCGCTTCGCTGCCGCCTGCCGTTTCCTTTGTGGCCCGCTCCGGCACCGGCAAGACCACCCTGCTGGAAAAGGTGGTTGCCGAACTGAAAGCGCGGGGCTGGCGGCTTGGGGCCATCAAGCACGACGCCCACCGTTTCGAGATCGACCATCCCGGCAAGGACAGTCACCGGTTGACCGCCGCCGGGGCCGACGTGATGCTGATCTCGTCGCCGGACAAACTGGCCATGGTGCGGCAGCACCGGGAATCTCCCGCTGTGGAGGAGTTGATCGCCACCTATTTCGCGGATGTGGACCTGGTGCTGACCGAGGGGTTCAAGGGGAGCAGCCTGCCGAAGATCGAGGTGCACCGGGCAGGCCACGGCAGTACCCTGCTTTGCCGGGATGAACGCCATGACCCCACCCTGGTGGCGGTGGCCAGCGACGAGCCGCTGGAGCTGGATGTGCCGGTGCTGGACCTGAACGATCCGGCGGCGGTGGCAGGATTTGTCGAGCAGCATTTTCTTGTGAGCCGGACGTAG
- a CDS encoding ABC transporter ATP-binding protein: MDKQTTTAPTSTLSLLAHLLPFFEGLKGRYALGALLLLATNAAALLVPWLLKRAVEQLSHPVAAAPSANRYALLIALLAGAYCLVRIFSRTVILHGARLIEFRVREALFARLLELDQTFFFRERTGDLLSRFSNDLTNVRMLTGFGIMSLMNTVILYGSAVWLMVRINPLLTLAALAPLPLMVLTVQAVSGRIFTLSRETQEELARVSNHAEEAFSAALLIKSYCRETRFGEQFRVAANRCLERNLSLARLRGFIIPVIALATGAGILAVLYLGGHLVIRQAMTLGDFVAFSGYLALLVWPTMVLGWILTLFQRGGASMARINELLAARSAVREHAAAQRISSIKEEVAFRNLCFAYGERPVLRDISFTVAAGERIGITGTVGSGKSTLLQLIPRLLPASDGMIFLDGTDINQLHLGDLRSLIGYLPQEATLFSRTIAENIAYGGDGDCPKAAELAGLSSDLQGFTQGLDTLVGERGVTLSGGQRQRVALARALMRNPSLLLLDDPLAAVDAGHEDEILTALSAAWGGKTVLMVSHRLSAFRDCHRVLVLDDGRIVEQGTPAELLQLGGRYTELAKRQGTGGGSAGAEKR, translated from the coding sequence ATGGACAAGCAGACCACAACGGCACCGACATCAACGCTCAGCCTGCTGGCCCATCTGCTGCCGTTCTTCGAGGGTCTCAAAGGGCGGTACGCCCTGGGTGCCCTGTTGCTGCTGGCAACCAACGCTGCGGCCCTGCTGGTTCCCTGGCTGCTCAAACGGGCGGTGGAGCAATTGAGCCATCCCGTTGCCGCCGCCCCCTCCGCCAACCGCTACGCCCTGCTGATTGCGCTTTTGGCCGGTGCCTATTGCCTGGTGCGCATCTTCTCCCGCACAGTTATTCTGCACGGTGCCCGCCTGATCGAATTCCGGGTACGGGAAGCGCTCTTCGCCCGGCTGCTGGAGCTGGACCAGACCTTCTTCTTCCGCGAGCGGACCGGCGACCTGCTCTCCCGCTTCTCCAACGACCTGACCAATGTCCGGATGCTCACCGGCTTCGGGATCATGAGCCTGATGAACACGGTGATCCTCTACGGTTCCGCCGTGTGGCTGATGGTACGGATCAATCCCCTGCTCACCCTGGCAGCCCTGGCGCCGTTGCCGCTGATGGTGCTGACCGTCCAGGCGGTAAGCGGGAGGATATTCACGCTCTCCCGGGAAACCCAGGAGGAACTGGCCAGGGTCTCCAATCATGCCGAAGAAGCATTTTCAGCGGCGCTGCTGATCAAGAGTTACTGCCGGGAAACCCGTTTCGGGGAACAGTTCCGGGTGGCGGCGAACCGCTGCCTGGAGCGGAACCTGAGCCTGGCCCGGCTGCGGGGGTTCATCATTCCGGTCATCGCCCTGGCCACCGGCGCGGGAATCCTGGCGGTCCTCTACCTGGGAGGGCACCTGGTCATCCGTCAGGCCATGACCCTCGGCGATTTTGTCGCGTTTTCCGGCTACCTGGCCCTGCTGGTCTGGCCCACCATGGTGCTGGGCTGGATTCTCACCCTGTTCCAGCGGGGCGGAGCTTCCATGGCCCGGATCAACGAACTGCTGGCCGCCCGTTCCGCGGTACGGGAACATGCCGCAGCACAACGGATCAGCAGCATCAAGGAGGAGGTTGCCTTCAGAAACCTCTGCTTCGCCTACGGCGAACGGCCGGTCCTGCGGGACATCTCCTTCACCGTGGCAGCGGGCGAGCGGATCGGCATCACCGGTACGGTGGGAAGCGGCAAATCAACCCTGCTGCAACTGATTCCCCGCCTGCTGCCGGCCAGCGACGGTATGATCTTCCTGGATGGAACGGATATCAATCAGCTGCACCTGGGAGACCTGCGCAGCCTGATCGGCTACCTGCCCCAGGAAGCCACCCTTTTTTCGCGGACTATTGCCGAGAATATCGCCTACGGCGGTGACGGGGACTGCCCAAAAGCTGCCGAACTGGCCGGACTCTCCTCGGACCTGCAAGGCTTTACCCAGGGCCTGGATACCCTGGTCGGGGAGCGGGGGGTAACCCTGTCCGGCGGCCAGCGGCAGCGGGTGGCCCTGGCCCGGGCCCTGATGCGCAACCCGTCGCTGCTGCTGCTGGATGATCCCCTGGCTGCGGTGGATGCGGGACACGAGGATGAAATTCTCACCGCCCTCTCCGCCGCCTGGGGGGGCAAAACCGTGCTGATGGTCTCCCACCGGCTCTCAGCCTTCCGGGACTGCCACCGGGTACTGGTGCTGGACGACGGACGGATCGTGGAACAGGGAACACCGGCGGAACTGCTGCAGCTGGGGGGACGCTACACCGAACTGGCCAAACGGCAGGGAACGGGAGGCGGGAGCGCAGGCGCGGAAAAACGTTAA
- a CDS encoding energy-coupling factor ABC transporter permease, producing the protein MHIMEGFLPVKHAVGWSVASAPFVAYGLYSINKRIRENPEQRMLLGVATAFTFVLSALKLPSVTGSCSHPTGTGLGAVLFGPAAMAPIGGVVLLFQALLLAHGGLTTLGANIFSMGIVGPFAAFAIYRLARAARLPFGVGIFLAAALGDLLTYVTTSAQLALAFPDPAGGFAASFAKFSGIFAVTQLPLAVSEGLVTVVVFNALVRFNSRELQDLKVVSRQEVQA; encoded by the coding sequence ATGCATATCATGGAAGGATTTTTGCCGGTCAAGCATGCGGTGGGGTGGAGCGTCGCTTCTGCCCCCTTCGTGGCCTACGGACTGTACAGCATCAACAAGCGGATCAGAGAGAACCCGGAGCAGCGGATGCTGCTGGGGGTGGCCACCGCCTTTACCTTTGTGCTGTCGGCCCTGAAGCTGCCGTCGGTCACCGGCAGCTGCTCCCACCCCACCGGCACCGGCCTGGGGGCGGTGTTGTTCGGGCCGGCAGCCATGGCGCCCATCGGCGGCGTGGTGCTGCTGTTTCAGGCGCTGCTGCTGGCCCATGGCGGCCTGACCACCCTGGGGGCCAACATCTTCTCCATGGGTATTGTGGGGCCCTTTGCCGCCTTTGCCATCTACCGCCTGGCCAGGGCGGCCCGCCTCCCCTTCGGCGTGGGCATCTTTCTGGCAGCGGCCCTGGGGGACCTCCTGACCTACGTCACCACCTCGGCGCAACTGGCCCTGGCCTTCCCCGATCCGGCAGGGGGCTTTGCCGCCTCATTCGCCAAATTTTCCGGCATCTTCGCCGTGACCCAGCTCCCGCTTGCCGTCAGCGAGGGACTAGTGACCGTGGTGGTCTTCAATGCCCTGGTCCGCTTTAATTCACGGGAGTTGCAGGACTTGAAGGTCGTTTCCCGCCAGGAGGTGCAGGCATGA
- the rfaD gene encoding ADP-glyceromanno-heptose 6-epimerase: MIIVTGGAGLIGSAVVHGLNRRGCENILVVDHLGMTEKWRNLVPLKFRDYLEKDAFETLLDNGGLPARLGAPLEAVIHLGACSATTERDATYLIRNNFEYSRKLALVAREQGARFIYASSAATYGNGELGFSDDETKLASLRPMNMYGYSKQLFDLWLQREGMLGSVVGLKYYNVFGPNERHKGEMRSLVQKAFEQISATGALKLFKSHRPDYADGEQVRDFVYVKDAAAMTLHFLDNREAGGIFNVGGGSAASWNRLGAAVFAAMELPSRIEYIDMPPEIRDTYQYRTCAETGKIRATGYTADLWSLEAAVSDYIRNYLIPNRHLGDEG; this comes from the coding sequence ATGATCATCGTTACCGGTGGCGCCGGCCTGATCGGCAGCGCCGTGGTGCACGGTCTGAACCGGCGCGGCTGCGAGAATATCCTGGTGGTGGACCACCTGGGGATGACGGAGAAGTGGCGCAATCTGGTGCCGCTGAAATTCAGGGATTATCTGGAAAAGGATGCCTTCGAGACGCTGCTGGACAACGGCGGGCTGCCGGCCCGGCTGGGGGCGCCGCTGGAGGCGGTGATTCACCTGGGGGCCTGCTCCGCCACCACGGAGCGGGACGCCACCTACCTGATCAGGAACAACTTCGAGTATTCCCGCAAACTGGCCCTCGTTGCCCGGGAACAGGGGGCCCGCTTCATCTACGCTTCCAGCGCCGCCACCTACGGCAATGGCGAGCTGGGTTTTTCCGACGATGAGACAAAGCTTGCCTCGCTGCGTCCCATGAACATGTACGGCTACTCAAAGCAGCTGTTCGATCTCTGGCTGCAGCGGGAGGGGATGCTGGGCAGTGTGGTGGGCCTGAAGTACTACAATGTCTTCGGTCCCAACGAGCGGCACAAGGGGGAGATGCGCTCCCTGGTGCAGAAGGCGTTCGAGCAGATCAGCGCCACCGGCGCCTTGAAGCTGTTCAAGTCCCACCGGCCTGACTACGCCGACGGCGAGCAGGTGCGGGATTTCGTCTACGTGAAGGATGCGGCGGCCATGACCCTGCATTTCCTGGACAACCGGGAGGCGGGGGGGATCTTCAATGTCGGCGGCGGCTCCGCCGCCAGTTGGAACCGGCTGGGGGCCGCGGTGTTTGCCGCCATGGAGCTGCCCAGCCGCATCGAGTACATCGACATGCCCCCGGAGATCCGGGATACCTACCAGTACCGTACCTGCGCGGAAACCGGCAAGATCCGCGCCACCGGCTACACTGCCGACCTCTGGTCCCTGGAGGCTGCGGTGTCGGATTACATCAGGAATTACCTGATTCCGAACCGGCACCTGGGGGATGAGGGGTAG
- the cbiQ gene encoding cobalt ECF transporter T component CbiQ, whose translation MMLLEQYAAANRWRRVTPAAKGLFTLCGFVAVFSASRPAVAAGLALVLAAVTLLGAGVPLTGYLRVAAPALFLLVASALPLLFSLSLSGPEGLSLRPVPTEAGRVALVCTRSLGGLAALLFLGFTTPMNDTIALLRRLKAPEVLLDLMTLCYRMLFVLSEALHDIRTAQTARLGYATNRLALRSLGSLAANLTVQVWQRSHALHQAAQARANDGPLCFLEPDYSSKTAGLAVAVLAGGSLILVSVVAA comes from the coding sequence ATGATGCTGCTGGAACAGTATGCCGCCGCCAACCGCTGGCGGCGGGTGACGCCGGCGGCCAAGGGGCTGTTCACCCTGTGCGGGTTCGTGGCCGTATTCAGCGCGTCCCGTCCCGCCGTGGCCGCCGGTCTGGCCCTGGTGCTGGCGGCGGTTACCCTGCTGGGGGCCGGCGTTCCGCTGACGGGCTACCTGCGGGTGGCGGCCCCGGCCCTGTTCTTGCTCGTCGCCAGCGCCCTGCCCCTGCTTTTCTCCCTGTCCCTGTCCGGTCCGGAGGGGCTGTCCCTGCGCCCGGTGCCGACGGAGGCGGGCCGGGTGGCCCTGGTCTGTACCCGTTCCCTGGGAGGGCTGGCAGCCTTGCTCTTCCTGGGGTTCACCACGCCGATGAACGACACCATCGCCCTGCTGCGTCGTCTGAAGGCCCCGGAGGTGCTGCTGGACCTGATGACCCTCTGCTACCGCATGCTGTTCGTACTGTCAGAAGCGCTACATGACATCCGTACGGCCCAAACGGCCCGCCTCGGCTACGCTACGAACCGACTGGCCCTGCGCTCCCTCGGCAGCCTGGCAGCCAACCTCACGGTGCAGGTCTGGCAGCGTTCCCATGCCCTGCACCAGGCGGCCCAGGCCCGTGCCAACGATGGTCCCCTGTGCTTTCTGGAGCCGGACTACTCCTCCAAGACCGCCGGGCTGGCTGTTGCGGTCCTGGCGGGGGGCTCTCTGATTCTGGTGTCGGTGGTCGCTGCGTGA
- a CDS encoding transporter, which yields MKRSVSVVALCLLLSAATAFAGPPHAADDAVTDDAVTVAVGSIEVELNGSYAYSDRTNDGVNTQQHLFDGSVKIITGLYKDWAISLEVPYTFSERVRKAEQLDSDIEGFGDMTLEVKWAFAELAGIKFAIKPTVIIPTGRYSAGLSEGRWQPGVVLIATREFEGGTYALHANLGYEHHSYRTGGAQAENRSGLLSGSIAGEAVLLKGLFITADFGLSTNQDKTSNVVPVYAMTGASYEINKHLDANVGIKVGLTRAEDDVTALYGLVLKF from the coding sequence GTGAAGCGAAGCGTAAGTGTAGTGGCACTATGCCTGTTGTTGTCGGCTGCAACCGCCTTTGCCGGTCCGCCGCATGCTGCCGACGACGCCGTCACCGACGACGCCGTCACCGTTGCCGTCGGCAGCATCGAGGTGGAGTTGAACGGCTCCTATGCTTACAGCGACAGGACCAACGACGGCGTCAACACGCAACAACACCTTTTCGACGGCTCAGTGAAGATCATCACCGGTCTCTACAAGGACTGGGCCATCTCTCTGGAAGTTCCCTATACCTTCAGTGAGCGGGTACGGAAAGCCGAGCAGCTGGATAGCGATATTGAGGGTTTTGGCGACATGACCCTGGAAGTTAAATGGGCCTTTGCCGAACTGGCCGGCATCAAATTCGCCATCAAGCCGACCGTGATCATCCCCACCGGCAGATACAGCGCCGGCCTGTCGGAAGGGCGCTGGCAGCCGGGTGTCGTCCTGATCGCCACCAGGGAGTTCGAGGGCGGCACGTACGCGCTGCATGCCAACCTCGGCTATGAGCACCACAGCTACCGTACCGGTGGCGCCCAGGCCGAGAACCGCAGCGGCCTGCTGTCCGGCTCCATCGCCGGTGAGGCGGTACTGCTGAAGGGGTTGTTCATCACGGCTGACTTCGGTCTCTCCACCAACCAGGACAAGACGTCGAACGTGGTGCCGGTCTACGCGATGACCGGGGCTAGTTACGAGATCAACAAACATCTCGACGCCAATGTCGGCATCAAGGTGGGGCTGACCCGTGCGGAAGACGACGTCACCGCTCTCTACGGACTGGTGCTGAAGTTCTAG
- a CDS encoding energy-coupling factor ABC transporter substrate-binding protein, which yields MKRLQNLILLTLVAILVVIPLVMIKKPEPGPDGKEVKIFAGADDQARDAIGTINPAYQPWMESLMEPPSGEVASLLFAFQAALGAGFIGYWYGSSSTRAKLRREQEKQA from the coding sequence ATGAAACGGTTGCAGAATCTCATATTGCTGACCCTGGTGGCTATCCTGGTCGTTATCCCGCTGGTGATGATCAAAAAGCCCGAACCGGGACCGGACGGCAAGGAAGTGAAAATCTTTGCCGGAGCCGATGACCAGGCAAGAGACGCCATCGGCACCATAAACCCGGCGTACCAGCCCTGGATGGAATCACTCATGGAGCCCCCCAGCGGCGAAGTAGCCTCCCTGCTGTTCGCGTTCCAGGCGGCCCTGGGGGCGGGCTTTATCGGCTACTGGTACGGCAGTTCCTCAACCCGCGCCAAGCTGCGGCGGGAGCAGGAAAAGCAGGCATGA
- a CDS encoding BamA/TamA family outer membrane protein: MLRSKIRYFSLIAVVVPLCLALAGCTSLVPRERLPLISGEACGEQVKVVTVPLPVIASSPNEGITAGALGAFLIHDRNNEIYSLLAPQINHNRNFGVTASLYGAVNPSRDHSLEFNIAQSQKVNYDYEAKYRDTSLQGGDLELNAFVGWFADGSSRFYGFQARTPVSQETNYTNREFVYNISATWFLGRHYYLELGHRFRNVSIHGGAVKNVPFIRDRFSNAEVPGLDGFTTHAPRISLIYSTLDSRPLATFGGYARITFEPTIKALGGTADYRHYEVEAKGYIPKGEDKRFISVFRIMYNQTLGDTDSTKVPFLEQSILGGETTLRGYGRNRFIDNSFLLLNLEERIRLFRWEIFNVVADWEIAPFVDLGAVMESFDKATSKNFEFNPGVGFRATVRPNIVGRVDLGIGRDGPAIYVGLGYPF, translated from the coding sequence ATGTTGCGTTCAAAAATCAGATATTTCAGCTTGATTGCCGTAGTGGTACCGTTGTGTCTCGCGCTTGCCGGCTGCACCTCCCTGGTGCCCCGGGAGCGGCTCCCCCTGATCAGTGGAGAAGCCTGCGGCGAACAGGTGAAGGTGGTCACCGTGCCGTTGCCGGTGATCGCTTCCTCCCCCAACGAGGGGATCACCGCAGGGGCGCTGGGTGCCTTCCTGATCCACGACCGCAACAACGAGATTTATTCCCTGTTGGCACCCCAGATCAACCACAACCGTAATTTCGGTGTCACCGCCAGTTTGTACGGCGCCGTCAACCCCAGCAGGGACCACAGCCTGGAGTTCAACATCGCCCAATCCCAGAAGGTTAACTACGATTACGAGGCGAAATACCGCGACACCAGCCTGCAGGGGGGCGATCTTGAGTTGAACGCCTTTGTCGGCTGGTTCGCCGACGGGTCATCCCGGTTTTACGGTTTCCAGGCCCGTACCCCGGTCTCCCAGGAAACCAACTATACCAACCGTGAATTCGTCTACAATATTTCCGCCACCTGGTTCCTGGGGCGCCATTACTATCTTGAGCTGGGACACCGCTTCAGGAATGTCTCCATTCACGGCGGCGCCGTCAAAAACGTGCCGTTCATCAGGGACCGGTTCAGCAACGCCGAGGTGCCCGGTCTTGACGGCTTCACTACCCATGCTCCCCGAATCTCGCTGATCTACAGCACCCTCGACAGCCGTCCCCTGGCCACGTTCGGCGGTTACGCCCGGATCACCTTCGAGCCCACCATCAAGGCGCTGGGCGGTACGGCCGACTACCGCCACTACGAAGTGGAGGCCAAGGGGTACATCCCCAAGGGGGAGGACAAGCGGTTCATCTCGGTCTTCCGGATCATGTACAACCAGACCCTGGGCGATACCGACTCGACAAAGGTACCGTTCCTGGAACAAAGCATCCTGGGGGGAGAGACCACCCTGCGCGGCTATGGCCGCAACCGCTTCATCGACAACAGTTTTCTGCTGCTCAACCTGGAGGAGCGGATCAGGCTGTTTCGCTGGGAGATCTTCAACGTGGTGGCTGACTGGGAAATCGCCCCCTTCGTCGATCTGGGAGCGGTGATGGAGAGCTTCGACAAGGCAACGTCGAAGAACTTCGAATTCAACCCGGGCGTCGGTTTCCGCGCCACGGTCCGTCCCAACATCGTGGGGCGAGTAGACCTGGGGATCGGCAGGGATGGGCCGGCGATATACGTTGGGCTGGGCTATCCCTTTTAA
- a CDS encoding sensor histidine kinase: MKLNAKLILIMLSLLVIAIITLFTLNQYAQNDLVQEIQDSSQEISKAVQLSIADLTSEAETSRLAEFLDSARQKGINEINIINSEGEIIDSTNPEKIGKQKDLKKLEKGVRAATNRLGEASILSQKPYDVVVPVIVGDEHLGYVQVNMLLDNIRNIQHANFIKRLAATAMVFTVGIAFTIYLARRYTDPIHRLAEDFKKVSAGDLSVTIPVESCDEIGELAQAFNEMVEKLREREALEKRLYEAEHLSRVGQLAAGIAHEIRNPLNYISLAIDHLKNELLVQCPGRAAQVSDLADKIRDEVRRANYMVLNFMNYGRPLKLRRGIITYEELLERTLPTLADRLAEQRVSIVRQVADKLPPLLLDPELMRNAITNFITNAAQAMPDGGEIVLGATLDPEKSGWVLLSFRDRGAGIPPEDLDKIFQPYFTTKEVGIGLGLAITERIIREHGGEIAVASSGEGTTFTVRLPCGEENA, translated from the coding sequence ATGAAGCTGAACGCCAAACTGATTCTGATCATGCTCTCCCTGCTGGTGATTGCGATCATTACCCTCTTCACCCTCAACCAGTACGCCCAGAATGACCTGGTGCAGGAAATCCAGGACAGTTCCCAGGAGATATCCAAGGCGGTGCAGCTCAGCATCGCCGACCTGACCTCCGAAGCCGAAACCTCCCGTCTCGCCGAATTTCTTGACAGTGCCCGCCAGAAAGGGATCAACGAGATCAACATCATCAACAGCGAAGGGGAGATCATCGACTCCACCAACCCGGAGAAGATCGGCAAGCAAAAGGATCTGAAAAAGCTCGAAAAAGGGGTACGGGCAGCGACGAACCGCCTGGGGGAGGCCTCGATCCTCTCCCAGAAACCCTACGACGTGGTGGTGCCGGTCATCGTCGGCGACGAGCACCTGGGCTACGTGCAGGTCAACATGCTGCTGGACAACATCCGCAACATCCAGCACGCCAACTTCATCAAGCGCCTGGCAGCCACCGCCATGGTCTTTACCGTGGGCATCGCCTTCACCATCTATCTGGCCCGCCGCTACACCGACCCGATCCACCGCCTGGCCGAAGATTTCAAGAAGGTGTCGGCCGGCGATCTCTCGGTGACCATCCCGGTGGAAAGCTGCGACGAAATCGGCGAACTGGCCCAGGCCTTCAACGAAATGGTGGAGAAGCTGCGGGAGCGGGAAGCCCTGGAAAAACGGCTCTACGAAGCGGAACATCTTTCACGGGTGGGACAACTGGCCGCCGGCATCGCCCACGAGATCCGCAACCCGCTCAACTACATCAGCCTGGCCATCGACCACCTGAAGAACGAACTGCTGGTGCAGTGCCCCGGCCGGGCAGCGCAGGTGAGCGACCTGGCCGACAAGATCCGTGACGAAGTGCGCCGGGCCAACTACATGGTGCTCAACTTCATGAACTACGGCCGCCCCCTGAAGCTGCGCCGGGGGATCATCACCTACGAAGAACTGCTGGAACGCACGCTGCCCACCTTGGCTGACCGGCTGGCCGAGCAACGGGTATCCATCGTCCGGCAGGTGGCCGACAAGCTGCCGCCGCTGCTGCTCGATCCGGAGCTGATGCGCAACGCCATCACCAACTTCATCACCAACGCCGCACAAGCCATGCCGGACGGCGGCGAGATCGTGCTGGGCGCCACCCTTGACCCGGAAAAAAGCGGCTGGGTACTGCTCAGCTTCCGCGACCGGGGGGCCGGCATCCCGCCGGAGGACCTGGACAAGATCTTCCAGCCCTACTTCACCACCAAGGAGGTGGGGATCGGCCTGGGACTGGCCATCACCGAACGGATCATCAGGGAACATGGCGGCGAGATTGCGGTAGCCAGCAGCGGCGAGGGAACCACCTTCACCGTGCGCCTGCCCTGCGGAGAGGAGAACGCATGA